The Thermodesulfobacteriota bacterium nucleotide sequence TTCAATTTGAGGGGGAGATGGGTGCTTTGCCCGCCGTAGACCCTCCTCCCTACGATCCGTTTGGCATACTGGACCGGAAGCCTCCTCTGACTCGTCTCGACGAAGATGATGGCGGCGATGACGGCGACCATCAGGACGATCAGAAAGAGGATGGTGACGAGGCCGAGCTGTCCCACCCGGAACAGTTCATAGGTGGTGGCGATCGCGTTGGGGAGCCTGGCGACGATCCCGGCAAAGATGATGAGGGAGATTCCGTTCCCGATGCCCCGTTCGGTGATCTGCTCCCCGAGCCACATGAGGAACGCCGTTCCCGCGGTCAGGGTGATGACGGTCAGGAGACGGAAGGACCACCCGGGGTTGAGGACGACCATCTCGCCCGCCGCGCCCGTCATGTTCTCGAGGCCGACGGCGATGCCGAATCCTTGGATCATGCTGAGGAGGACGGTTCCGTAGCGGGTGTATTGGACGATCTTCCTCCTCCCCAACTCCCCCTCTTTCTGGAGCTGGGCGAGGTAGGGGATGACCACGGTGAGCAGCTGGAGGATGATCGAGGCGCTGATATAGGGCATGATGCCCAAGGCGAAGACGGAGAGCCGCTCCAAGGCCCCTCCCGAGAACATGTCGATGAGGCTGAAGAGGGTCCCCCTCGCATGGGCGAAGAAAGAGGCGAGGGCATCGCCGTTGATCCCAGGCGTCGGGATGTGAACCCCGATGCGATAGATGGCCAGAAAGAGGAAGGTCATCAGAATCCTTCGCTTCAACTCCGGGATC carries:
- the secY gene encoding preprotein translocase subunit SecY; translation: MISGAQTIFKIPELKRRILMTFLFLAIYRIGVHIPTPGINGDALASFFAHARGTLFSLIDMFSGGALERLSVFALGIMPYISASIILQLLTVVIPYLAQLQKEGELGRRKIVQYTRYGTVLLSMIQGFGIAVGLENMTGAAGEMVVLNPGWSFRLLTVITLTAGTAFLMWLGEQITERGIGNGISLIIFAGIVARLPNAIATTYELFRVGQLGLVTILFLIVLMVAVIAAIIFVETSQRRLPVQYAKRIVGRRVYGGQSTHLPLKLNTAGVIPAIFASSILMFPLTIANFLPKPWVESHSWIQAILHSLSPNALLYNLLYVGFIIFFCFFYTAVTFNPADVAENMKKFGGYIPGIRPGQKTAEYIDKVLTRITLGGALYVAAVCVLPTILVSRFNVPFYFGGTALLIVVGVALDTVQQIEAHLLTRHYEGLMKKGKLKGRR